From a single Arthrobacter sp. SLBN-112 genomic region:
- a CDS encoding dodecin, with protein MSNHTYSISEIVGTSTQGVDDAVRNGIAKASQTLRNLDWFEVKEVRGHLEDGKIADWQVTIKIGFRLEEQG; from the coding sequence TTGTCCAACCACACGTACAGCATTTCTGAAATTGTCGGCACCTCCACCCAGGGCGTGGACGACGCCGTCCGGAACGGCATTGCCAAGGCATCCCAGACCCTGCGAAACCTCGACTGGTTCGAGGTCAAGGAGGTCCGCGGCCACCTGGAGGACGGGAAGATCGCAGACTGGCAGGTCACCATCAAGATCGGGTTCCGGTTGGAAGAGCAGGGCTGA
- a CDS encoding FadR/GntR family transcriptional regulator, producing the protein MARKSLVGVVADELLDRIIEGEFPPGSTVPGEHELSARHEVSRMTVREAMKTLQAQRILSVERGRGTFVNPLSSWASLEAVLRAAAEGKNDADASIQLIELRRMLETGACELAAGRIAEEDIEALFNYVSAMKAAHSINDVAAFVEADLAFHDVILHASGNVFVSVLFEPLHRVLEKRRTETSAVPTIQEHAIGHHRNIAEALKSRDAARARQAMDAHMQQTLDDLKQLVLEAK; encoded by the coding sequence TTGGCAAGGAAGTCACTGGTAGGCGTAGTGGCCGACGAGCTGCTGGACCGCATCATCGAAGGCGAGTTTCCGCCCGGCTCCACCGTTCCGGGTGAGCATGAACTGAGCGCACGCCACGAGGTCAGCCGCATGACGGTCCGCGAAGCCATGAAGACGCTGCAGGCCCAGCGCATCCTGAGTGTGGAGCGCGGCCGGGGGACCTTCGTCAACCCGCTGAGCAGCTGGGCTTCGCTGGAAGCGGTGCTCCGGGCCGCGGCCGAGGGAAAGAATGACGCAGACGCCTCCATCCAGCTCATCGAGCTCCGCAGGATGCTCGAAACCGGCGCCTGCGAGCTTGCTGCCGGACGGATCGCGGAGGAGGACATCGAAGCCCTCTTCAACTACGTCTCAGCCATGAAGGCCGCCCACAGCATCAACGACGTCGCGGCCTTCGTGGAGGCGGACCTTGCCTTCCATGACGTCATCCTGCACGCATCCGGCAACGTCTTCGTTTCGGTCCTGTTTGAGCCGCTGCACCGCGTGCTGGAAAAGCGCAGGACTGAGACCTCTGCCGTTCCCACAATCCAGGAACACGCAATCGGCCATCACCGGAATATTGCCGAGGCCCTGAAGTCACGCGACGCCGCCCGGGCGCGCCAGGCCATGGACGCCCACATGCAGCAAACCCTCGACGACCTCAAGCAGTTGGTGCTGGAAGCCAAGTAG
- a CDS encoding four-carbon acid sugar kinase family protein codes for MTLEADVLAAYPADMEIPAGLVAGALAASNAEVPRVLVVLDDDPTGTQSVADLPVLTRWDVADFAWAFSQGKPAVYVLTNTRSLDPAEAAARNEEVVRNALAAAGSPRKLRLGFVSRSDSTLRGHFPLEPDVIAATVAEVSGEKTDGVVLVPAFPDAGRLTIGGVHYMRGTGDAQGTLVPVSETEFAKDASFGFTTSVMADYVAEKSQGRFPADSVIVLDLDIIRAGASAQDPAISAKAIADAIEPATDSTPIVADIVTENDFRALALGLDEAERRGKKLLYRVGPPFVRGRIGQEIRTALTAEEAYAGNTPSEAGGLIVVGSHVGLTTRQLNVLTAQHSSARIIEIDVEKLLGAETETAEPVAKAHLDQTVDAVVDALRAGDVIVHTSRLLIKTDDPAESLRIARTVSAAVVDVVNRTLKTFPPRFVIAKGGITSSDVAAHGLEIRHAIVRGPMLPGIVSLWEPVDGPAKGIPYIVFAGNVGDDDSLAQVTRKLSTTF; via the coding sequence GTGACGCTTGAAGCAGACGTTCTGGCCGCCTATCCGGCAGACATGGAGATCCCCGCCGGGCTGGTTGCCGGCGCGCTGGCCGCTTCCAACGCGGAGGTTCCCCGTGTCCTGGTAGTGCTCGACGACGACCCCACCGGCACCCAGTCCGTGGCGGATCTGCCCGTGCTCACCCGCTGGGACGTGGCGGACTTCGCCTGGGCCTTTAGCCAGGGCAAGCCCGCTGTCTATGTCCTGACCAACACCCGCAGCCTGGACCCCGCAGAGGCCGCCGCCCGCAATGAGGAAGTGGTCCGGAACGCCCTGGCCGCCGCAGGATCACCCAGGAAGCTCCGCCTGGGCTTCGTCAGCCGCAGCGATTCCACGCTCCGTGGCCACTTCCCGCTGGAACCGGACGTCATCGCAGCGACCGTTGCCGAGGTGAGCGGGGAAAAGACCGACGGCGTGGTCCTGGTTCCGGCATTCCCCGACGCCGGCCGGCTCACCATTGGCGGCGTGCACTACATGCGGGGCACCGGCGATGCCCAGGGCACCCTGGTCCCCGTCTCGGAGACCGAGTTCGCCAAGGATGCCTCCTTCGGCTTCACCACCTCCGTCATGGCAGACTACGTGGCAGAAAAGTCCCAGGGCAGGTTCCCCGCCGACTCCGTGATCGTCCTGGACCTGGACATCATCCGGGCCGGGGCTTCCGCGCAGGATCCGGCCATCTCCGCCAAGGCCATTGCCGATGCCATCGAACCGGCCACCGACTCCACTCCCATCGTGGCCGACATCGTCACCGAGAACGACTTCCGCGCCCTGGCCCTGGGCCTTGACGAAGCGGAACGCCGCGGCAAGAAACTCCTCTACCGGGTTGGCCCGCCGTTCGTCCGCGGCCGCATCGGCCAGGAAATCCGCACCGCCCTTACCGCCGAAGAAGCCTACGCAGGCAACACCCCGTCGGAGGCGGGCGGCCTGATCGTGGTGGGCTCGCACGTTGGCCTCACCACCCGGCAGCTCAACGTCCTCACGGCCCAGCACAGCTCCGCGCGCATCATCGAGATCGACGTCGAGAAGCTCCTCGGCGCCGAAACCGAAACAGCCGAGCCTGTTGCCAAGGCACACCTGGACCAGACGGTGGACGCGGTCGTCGACGCCCTCCGCGCCGGTGACGTCATCGTTCACACCAGCCGCCTGCTCATCAAGACGGATGACCCCGCCGAAAGCCTGCGGATCGCACGGACCGTGTCTGCCGCCGTCGTGGACGTGGTCAACCGGACGCTGAAGACCTTCCCGCCGCGGTTCGTCATCGCCAAGGGCGGCATCACCTCCTCCGACGTGGCAGCCCACGGCCTGGAAATCCGCCACGCCATTGTCCGCGGTCCCATGCTGCCGGGCATCGTCAGCCTCTGGGAACCAGTGGACGGACCCGCCAAGGGCATCCCGTACATCGTCTTCGCCGGCAACGTTGGCGACGACGATTCCCTGGCCCAGGTCACCCGCAAACTCAGCACGACTTTCTGA